The Capra hircus breed San Clemente chromosome 25, ASM170441v1, whole genome shotgun sequence nucleotide sequence ATATCCTTCGCCAGGTCGCCGGCCACCCCCACATCAGTGAGGCTGCTTTCCCCACTCCTGTTAGCCCAGCCCACCGCCCACCtgccccagcactgcctccacactCTGCTCCCTTGCTCCTGGCTCTGCTGCACCTCATCAAAGTGTGGCCAGCCTTTgggcccctcctgcctcctccggttctccttccttcccaggaACGGCCCCCTGCTGCCTCAGGGTGGAAGAGGCCCTCTGGTGTGCAGCTGCTcctttccatctctgtctctctgcctctctgcctcttttcCCAGTCACTCTCATCGATTCCTACGAGTCTTCTAGCTTCATGTTCCTGGTGTTTGACCTGTGAGTATCCCCCTCCCTGACCGAAAagcctcttcctctcctccttgcACTTCCCCAGCCTTACAGCGCAGTGGGCTGAAGACCACCCTGCTCACACCTTCCTCTGCTCCAGCTCAGACCTGCCAGCCCAAGGTGCGGGCCCTTTTTCCTAGGTGCCCTGATTGAGGCAAGTTCTTCAAGAGTCTTAGTGACCAACTAAATATAAAGGGTCTTCATGAGACTCTGTTTTAAGAGGAAGGTGTTCATTCATGAACTAACCACTTATAAACAGACTTTTCCCTCACCCGTCTTTCAATCTTTAACACTCACCACTGGAATCTCTCTGCCCATCGATTCTTTTTCTGGTTGGTCTGAATCTGAATGTCAGATATTATACGGTGCTATAATGCAAAGCAGTTACAAAGGAAATTCAAAAGAGAATGGTTCAGATACCAGATGTTTAAGAAAGGCACTTGGGAGAAATTTACAAAGTCTTCAGACAGAAATGACCTCTGCAAAAGTGGAGGGCAAGTAGGAAGTGTCTGCTTCACCACCATGCAACAGTGTTGCAGAATCTGATGTGTTCTTTATTTCAAGGCTTGATACAGAGTTGCAATTATAACCTCAGTTTTTAAAGAGACATAAAGTAAGCAAAATTCAAAGTAAAGTCCTATTCAACTTTCTTGCTACTATTAACTGTGAAATTTTGACCCATGGTCTAAACAGGTTCACttcaaaaggctttttttttttaatgtattgtcagATAACAGGGACTTCCTGTAAATGATCATTTATTGCTAAAATAGCCCCCTTGTGGCAcaatgcaggttttttttttttttttttttttgtaatgtagCCACGCTATGCAGCTTGTGAGATTttggttccttgaccagggatcagacctgcagctgttgcactggaagcacagtttCTGAACCGCTGAACTGCTAGGGACATCCCACAGTGCAGAGATTATGACCGCTGGCACATTGGACCAAACTGCCCCTGACATCTGGTTCACTCTTGGAGTGCTTTGTCTCGAGGCCTTCTCATTTGCTTACAGAGGGATCTTCCTTGACTGGCCTCTTCCGTGGTATTTGTTATGAGCACTGGCTTATTTTCTCAGCTTCCACTGTGAGCTGCACCCATCTCCCAACCCCTCCTGTCCCTTAGGATGCGGAAGGGAGAGCTGTTTGACTATCTCACAGAGAAGGTGGCCCTCTCAGAAAAAGAAACCAGGTAATGGCTGAGCCTGCAGCCCGTGGGATGagcagggggtggggcggggcagggagaAGCAGAGGAGACTGCGCCTCCCCCAGGTCCATCATGAGGTCTCTGCTGGAAGCAGTGAGTTTTCTCCACAACAACAACATCGTACACCGAGACCTGAAGCCTGAGAATATTCTCCTAGATGACGATATGCAGATCCGACTTTCAGATTTTGGGTTCTCCTGCCACCTGGAACCAGGCGAGAAGCTTCGAGGTGAAGGGACCTGGTGCTCTGAGGGGCTTGGGAGGGATGGAGGCTCAGGCTTGGAACTGGTTGGCTGGGTCTGAGAACTGGGTCCCATGGAAAGTCAGTGAGCGCTTGCCAGCTACCCACTGGATGCAAAGCTTAGTGTGCAAATGGAAGTGGGTTCCCTGCCCTGGGGAGGATGGAGTGAATAGATCatggcacacagcaggcagggGGCCATGCTGGAGAGCCAGGAGGAAGGAGCACCGATTCAGATGTAGGGACCCACAGGGGAAGGGGCTCGGACCTGGACCTGGGGAGGCTGGGCTTGTCATAGGAAGAAAAAGATGGGGAGAGAGggacagtggggcttcccaggtgactccagtggtgaagaacccacctgccaatgcaggaggcatgggtttgatccctgggttgggaagatcccctggaggaaggcatggcaacctactccagtattcttgcctggagaatccatggacagaggagcctggtgggctgcaatccatagggctgcaaagagtggaacacaactgaagtgacttagcacacactcagtgACAGAAGGGCTCAGCTGCACCTTTGGGGTCTGGCAGAGGCAGGGCCACGGTGTGCTGCTCAAATGCCATGAGGAGCCTGATGTGGCCCGACAGTGCTGCTCACTTGATCCCTTGGGACTCAGGGTCCCCTCACATTAACACATTTGTTGTGACAACCATGTCTAAGGCAAGTGGCGAACTAGACAAAATTAACTGTGGGACTCCCCAGAGCCTTTAATAGGCCACTTCCTCTCTTTCAGTGGCTCTGCTCTGGGCTTCTTAACAGCTAACCTTCACTGGTTAACcttcatgagtttgagcaagctctgggagattgtgaaggacggggaagcctggtgtgcttcagcccatgggatcacagagtcggactcgactgagcaactgaaccaccacctTCACTGGGCACTTGCTCTGAATCAGGCAGCACATGGAGTCTTTATATGGCTTGTTTCTCTAGATCCTCTTAACTCTGAAATCgtatctgtgtctctcttttatAAATGGGCTTAATGAGGTGAAGTGATGTGCCCAAGGTCATGTGTGATTTGAACTTGGGCAGTATGACTCCAGAGCTCATGCTCTTACTCTGTGGACTTACTCTTCCACGTGCaggtatttttctccctttgggcTCCCACACACGCTTCTCCATTCTGAATCATTTTTGCCCCTTCCCACTCCACCATCTCCCATGGCTTGGATAATTCAGTTTTTTTACTTGAAAGCTCCAGGTCAGGGTAGAGCCGCTGCTTTTTGCTCTTAGATCTCCCCCCCTTCATGATACACGTCTTAGGCTGTTTATGTGCTTCCTGGTAGATGGTGAGCTTACTAAGGGCACGTTGAATTTGCCATTGTGTCTAGTATGGTGCTTGGCACACAGGAGGTGTTCAGTAAATAGTTTATCCAGGAAGGAATTTGCCAAGAGAAAGTCAGTTTCTCAGTTCAGGCCTCTTAAGACCTCTTGGAAGTGTGCCACGGATCACAGTGCACCTGCTAGAGTGGAAGAACTGGTGCCAGAAGTGGTAGAAGAAAGTAAAATACCGGCTTTGATCAATTCATGCAAGGCTTTGTGCTTTAGGAATCTAGACTTGGCCCTGAGGCCATGATGGAAAGCCAGAGAAGGGTTTTCAACAAAGGACACACCCAGAATGTGCCTTAAGAAATCCCATATTCCTACACACTCCCCTGAGTTGAGTGGTGGTTCCACTAACCACAGTAGAGATTCTAGGAGGAGGATTAGGTTTGGGcagaaaggaatgcaaaaaaagatttaatttctgttttctatgtgtgtatgtatataaaacatgGTAATAAGTTGTGTGAGGTGAGGGTTGGTGGAGGAGGCAAATGATACAGTTGGATAGTGCTTTGAAGTCAACCTAAACACCAGGTTTTCCCAGGAAGGCCACCAAGAGCCTTGGTAGGTACTTGTTCATCAAAGTGAGGCTCTAACACTGAGACTTGGCAAAAGGCTGGCAGGTGCAGGATGGAAACACCTGTGGCCCTGGTGGTGGTGAGGCTCGAGCAGAAGTCTGGTGTGAAGGGTCCTTGAGGGGGCTGGTGACACCCCATCCATTTCAGGCCTCTCTCCCCAGAGTTGTGTGGGACTCCAGGGTATCTAGCACCAGAGATCCTTAAGTGCTCCATGGATGAAACTCACCCAGGCTACGGCAAGGAGGTCGATCTGTGAGTTTCCCATTCCccgcccttccctcctcctttgtGTACTGTTCTTCAACACCTTTGCTTATCACCtggtccccacctccccactcctCTTTCCCAGCTGGGCCTGCGGGGTGATCTTGTTCACACTCCTGGCGGGCTCCCCACCATTCTGGCACCGACGCCAGATCCTGATGTTACGTATGATCATGGAGGGCCAGTACCAGTTTAGTTCACCCGAGTGGGACGACCGTTCAGACACTGTGAAAGACCTGGTGAGCTGGGGCTGCGAGTGGGCGAGGAAAGAGGCCCAAGAGCTGCCCCTCATGCTCTGGGGTTTCCCCTAGATCTCCAGGCTGCTGCAGGTGGATCCTGTGGAGCGCCTGACAGCTGAGCAAGCCCTACAGCACCCATTCTTTGAGCGCTGTGAAGGCAGCCAAGCCTGGAACCTCACCCCCCGCCAGCGGTTTCGGGTAAGCCTGAGCGTGTCAGGGTCTAGGCCTGCTCCTCTTCCCAGGATTTTTCTTATGGTGACTGTGCCAGTGGAGCTCACACCACCCCCCTTCCTAGGTGGCAGTGTGGACCGTGCTGGCCGCTGGACGGGTGGCCTTAAGTGCCCACCGTATCCGGCCACTGACCAAGAGTGCACTGTTGAGGGACCCTTACGCGCTGCGGCCAGTGCGGCGCCTGATCGACAACTGTGCCTTCCGGCTCTACGGACACTGggtgaagaagggtgagcagcAGAACCGGGCAGCCCTCTTCCAGCACCGGCCCCCAGGACCTTTTCCCATGATGGGCCCTGAAGAGGAGGGGGACTCGGCTGCTATCGCCGAGGATGAGGCCATGCTAGTGCTGGGCTAGCACGTCATCCCGGAGGATGCAGAACTCTCCAGGAGAAGGTTCTTTATCATTCCAGCCCCTCTGGGCTCTGGCCACAGGCCACCATTGGCCAGGCCCACCACCAATCATACTATCATAGAGACCAGTGTGGTACACCTGTCCCCGCTAGCCAGGGCTTTGAGATCAGAGCTGGGGTGGAAGAGAGCCACCAGGGTGTCACGCCTGGCCTTATCTGTGCTGCCTGCACCACGTATGCAATAAAACCTGCTACATGCCAGAGAGAGCCAGTCCCCTGTGTCTGGTGTCTGGCTTCAGCAGGGAAGCTCAGAAGGTGCtcaggagggggtggggtggggcgtggTGGGGCCACTTTGGCCCAGGCCTTTATTGGGGAAAACGCAGGGAGTCACTTGGTCTTGTTCTTGCCTTTGCCTGGAGGTAGCTGGAGGGGCCGCTCGAGGGTGGTCAGCTTGCTGCTGAGCCTTTCCTCACTGGCTTTGAGTCGCTCCTCTACCAGTTGTTGGAGCTGCCGCAGCTCCTTGTTCATCTGGGTCTTGATGTAGGCTCGGAGGATGGAGACCTGGCCTGCAGGGGCGGGGAAGAAGGGGCGAGTCAGGGGAGAGGCCATGGGGCTGAGGGACTGCCCCCTAGCCAGGCATGCACGACCTTCAAGGGGGACTACCCCAGGAGTGACCCAGCTGGCAGTGTTTCTTCAGTTCAGGAAATGTCAGCCAGCCCTTCTAGAAGAGAAAGATGGGCAGAGGGTTTGTGTATGCTGCATTTCCCAATTGCTCCTttagcagctgtgtgacctcaagcaGGTGATTGAACAtttttatgcctcagtttcctcctgtgtAAAATCCAGTGATAACACTTAGCGACTAGGATTGAGAGAGGAGTAAACGGGTTAATATGTGTAAAATgcaggaattccttggtggtccagtgattaggattccatgcttccacttgggccacaggttcaattcctgactggggaattaagattccacaggccactTGGCACaggcaatatatgtatataaaatgcttaaaacaAGGCCTGCCTAGCACATAGTATTGCCAGATGTGTGCTGGCTGTTACTGTCGTTGGTTTTATAATCCTTTTCTGGAGCTTCTGCCTCACTCCCAGCAGctgtgcttttattttgttgCATCTTGGAACATCTTGGAACATGCATTCTCCATAAGGAATCATTTGGAGAAAGGACACCATGACTGAAACGAAAAATCTGAAGTCCTGATGTGATCTAAACCCTTCATTTCAcacctgcccaaagtcacagggAGCCCCAACCCCTCCAGGTCCTTACTTGGCTCTGGCTCTGGCTGGACCACTGTTTCCGGTTCCACCTCCTGTGCGATGACTGCCTGCTGTTCCACTtctcctcccttttctttctctgtaagcCAGAAGCAGGAGGAGGCTTCAGCCCCAGCCCCAGTGCAGTCCAGCTCTCGCCCCGGCATTCTCCCTTAcctgtctcatcctctgaccaGAGGCTGGGTGCCTTTAGCCCCATGTAAGTCAAAGAGAGATCCAGCCGCACCTGGGAAGAGGGAGGAAATCAACTGCActggggaaagaggagagatgAGGAGCGGCCTCTTGTAGCCCCTAGCCCAGTACCTGGGGTGTGAAGACATATTTGTAGAGCTTGAAATGGCGGAAGTAGGTATTCACCACATAATCCGCCAGGGCCAGCAGCTGTTCCTCCTTAAAGAGGTCGATACTGAAAGGGGGGCGCTGTGGAGATGATTGGGAGTTAGAGGACTGACCACCTCCTGAAACCATCACCTTTTCTCCAAGTGCCTGGCGGTCCAGGAGCAGGAAGAGCCCACTGGGGCCTTCAGAGGAAGATAAGGGTAATGAGTTTGAGAGAGGGTGGGAGGCTGGGCTGGACcttatgggggtggggggataggGAGAGTGAAACTGACCCTGACTCCGTGGCAAAAAAGAACACTGGTGAAGTAGCGGTAACATTCCTCCACGTTGCCCAAGGGGGTTTCTGGGAGGGAAAGCAAGATATGACATTGAGTCCCCTCCCTGATAATCACATTTTACTCACTCAGCAGCAACTTACTGATCTTAAGCTTTAGGATCTAGGCAACAAATATTGAGTACCCACTctgcactgttctaggcactaaaCAAGACAGACAAGGTCCTGCCCTTAAGAGGTGTATATTCCAGTGGAAGTGACAGGAAAGCATAATTTAGCTCTCATTAAACATTCTGTAGAAAATGGGTTTCAGGAATAAAGAGCTGTTTTATTGAGCACTGtgcatatatttacacatattatACATAACATTTCTCGGAACAGTTTAATAACTTTAGTGTCGTAGCCTGATTACAGATAAGGAGACAGAGGATTTCAAAGGTGAAGTAACTTGTGTGTGATAACTTCTGTGATGACAGAACAAAGATTCCAGGTGGTAATCCTGCTGTTACTTCCCCTGATCACTTGtgccagcctcctcctcctctgccctggaCTCAGGCCCTCGGGGAGCCCCCTCCTCTTACCAATACAGGCCTTGTGAAGATCTTGGAGCAGGGCACAAGCTGTTGAGGTCTGCTCCAGGGAGAAGCCCTGCTGGCGGCAGAAGATGAGTGCATGGGAGAAGAGGTCCAGAGTGATGGCATCCCGCAGGCTCTTCTCAGGGGAACCTAGTCCCAACAGCTCAGCCAGCACCCTTGGGAGAGAGAGACGGAATCAGTGACAACTAGAGTCTCCCTTCCCTGCTCCACACTAGTGCACAACAGGCTTTGGAGCCAGGCATTCCTCATGCCTTCCCAGCCCACCTCCCCCTCAGCTGTCCCCCAAAGCTAGCTCTTCCCCTCCCTactccccgccaccccccccccccatactcCCTCATCTCCTCAGTGCTGGCTGTCTTCTCCAGCATGTGCATGGAATGGATGTCCAGGTACTTCCTGTCataggaaaagagggaaaaatgtGTTGGTGTCCATCATGCATTATTTTGATGATACGACTGTGGTGGTGAGTGCATTGGACTGGGAACCAAGAGACCTGAGTTAGAGGTTTGGCCCTTCCACTAACTTGCTGTGTCACTTTAAGTAGGTCActttcctctctgggcctcactttttccatctgtaaatggCTTAAATGAACTTTTAGAATCCTCTTCATTTATAAAACCTAGAGTTAGGAAACTTGAGTTCTGGGTTCTGCCTCTCCCGTGCTGTTTAACTGGGCAAATTTCCCTCTGTGAGCCTCGCTGTCCCCATTTGTACAATGCTCCATAGAGGCAACGATACATTTACATTCTCAGTCTTTGGCTACCTTCTTCTCACACTCTGTCTTTGGACTGGGacagcaggagacctggcttaTAGTCATCTTAGGTAATtgcatctctgggcctcagtttcctcatctgtaaaatggggataccaGTGCTGTTTGACAGGATTGTTGGGAAGCCCTAAAGTAATAATACAAGTGTGAAGGGTAACTTTCCCCCAAAACTTTATACTCACCATATACAGATCCGGGGCTGGGGCAGCGGTGGCTGCGGAGAGAAAGCGAATTGGGAAAGGCAGGGCTGTGTTGTTTCTGGCCCCTAGTTCTTGGCAAGTTGCGAATCTCTTATCGGCCTAAGAACGTGCTAAATTGCCTTCTCATCTTGAGGACTAGATAGGAGCAATGCTGGCGGGCTGGGCTTCAGCGATCCCTAAGTACTATTCATGAGCATATTAACAAGCGGGGTCACACACCTCTGCCTCCTCACCAAAGCAGCCCGGGGAAACTTCTTAAACTTTAGTAAACATAACGTCGGGTGGCGCCCAGATGGGGAACCCTCTTTAAACATCCATGATCGGATCACTGTCCCGTCCTCACCGGGAACAAGTTGGCTGCAGGATCGATATCGACATCCACCGAAGCCACGGTCCCGGATTCGGCCCGCACACCTGTTCCCATACGCGTGGCCGATTCATCCAATGAGCTGAGGTCTTTTTCGGGTTCTCGCCGCAGTTCGTAGTGCTGTACAAGCTCCGACTGCATTTTTAGTCCCTGGAGTTGGCTGGACTTCCGGCGGATCATCTTGTCGCTCTTTTGTGCTGGGGGTCACCACAGAATCTGTCTTGTCTCGGTTCTGGGACAGCCGATTCTCAGGCAGCCACTGCCAAGGCCTGGCCCTCTATCGACGCTCCAGCCAATTTGCGATGCAGAGATGCCCGGGGCAGCCAATCCGCTGGCGGCGTCTCCCTGGTCTCAACGGTGACCGTTGCTAAGGGAATTCCTGGAGCCGGGGAAAAGTGTATGGCTCTCTCCAATCAGTGAGAAGAGAGTGCGCGTGCGTAATAAGATGCAAGCCCCGCCCTCATAGCCTCCTTTCAAAGTTGCTAATCTGGGGCAGGCGTTGTCTTTAGGACTGGAAAGTAAACCTGTGTTATCGGTTACCATGGGAACTGTTTACTGGCCAATCACGGAGAGAAGAGGGTTCGGAAAGAAACCCAAACAGACCCGAGAGGCGGGACAAAGCGAGACCAATAGAAACAGGAAATTAAGACTATTTCGCCACATCCGGGACTGCCCCTGGCGCCTGCGCTCTGTGCTGGAGAGGCTAGTGACGTCCGGTGGAGTCCAAGATGGCGCCCGTGGGCTGATCCTGCTGCCGGTGAGGGGCTTAGGGCCGGCGGGGCGGGGACCCTCTGGTAGGTGAGGGGGAGTTGCGTGATTGCAGAGCTCCGGCCGCCTCCACATCTTTGCGCTCTGTCTTCTGCAGGTGATAGGAGTGCAGCCTCCACCTGCCTGACGTCCCTCGGGAGACCCTGCTCCTCTCTTCGCTTCCGCGGCCATGTCTGGACCCGGCAACAAACGCGCCGCTGGGGATGGGGGTTCGGGGCCCCCGGAGAAGAAGTTGAGCCGCGAGGAGAAGACCACCACCACGCTCATAGAGCCCATTCGCCTGGGAGGCATCTCTTCCACGGTTCGTGGGTTCCTGCCTCAGAACTTGTTAGAACTctcatctgttttccctccacatcGTCCTGAACTTAACTCCCAATTCCCCAAGCTTAGCAAGATCCACTTTACAGAACACTCTGCTGAAGGAAACCGAGGACACAACGTCAGCCTTccctttacagataagaaaa carries:
- the PHKG2 gene encoding phosphorylase b kinase gamma catalytic chain, liver/testis isoform, translated to MTLDVGPEDELPDWAAAKEFYQKYDPKDVIGRGVSSVVRRCVHRATGQEFAVKIMEVTAERLSPEQLEEVREATRRETHILRQVAGHPHIITLIDSYESSSFMFLVFDLMRKGELFDYLTEKVALSEKETRSIMRSLLEAVSFLHNNNIVHRDLKPENILLDDDMQIRLSDFGFSCHLEPGEKLRELCGTPGYLAPEILKCSMDETHPGYGKEVDLWACGVILFTLLAGSPPFWHRRQILMLRMIMEGQYQFSSPEWDDRSDTVKDLISRLLQVDPVERLTAEQALQHPFFERCEGSQAWNLTPRQRFRVAVWTVLAAGRVALSAHRIRPLTKSALLRDPYALRPVRRLIDNCAFRLYGHWVKKGEQQNRAALFQHRPPGPFPMMGPEEEGDSAAIAEDEAMLVLG
- the CCDC189 gene encoding coiled-coil domain-containing protein 189, with amino-acid sequence MIRRKSSQLQGLKMQSELVQHYELRREPEKDLSSLDESATRMGTGVRAESGTVASVDVDIDPAANLFPPPLPQPRICIWKYLDIHSMHMLEKTASTEEMREVLAELLGLGSPEKSLRDAITLDLFSHALIFCRQQGFSLEQTSTACALLQDLHKACIETPLGNVEECYRYFTSVLFCHGVRRPPFSIDLFKEEQLLALADYVVNTYFRHFKLYKYVFTPQVRLDLSLTYMGLKAPSLWSEDETEKEKGGEVEQQAVIAQEVEPETVVQPEPEPSQVSILRAYIKTQMNKELRQLQQLVEERLKASEERLSSKLTTLERPLQLPPGKGKNKTK